Below is a genomic region from Hydrogenothermus marinus.
TGTTTCTTTTACTCTAATATCTAATTCTACTCCTGATTTTGCTATATCTTCCATTATTTTAATACTATCAAATCCTTTGTCTGCTATAAAGGAATGAACTTTAATTTTAGATATATCTATATTTTTTAAAGCCCTTTCTAAAAGCTTTATTTCACTTGCATATGCTTCCCCTTCTTCTGCACATAAAACTATTCTTTTTTTATCTTCTGTAACTATACTTATAGGTACTATTCTTATATGATTTTGTACTTTCCTTATTTCTAATCCTCTTAAGTATTTAAGAGGGTATATATCATCAAAACTAAATCCTGTTCCATCTGCTATAAGATAAGAAACTTTTTTCTTTATCTTTTTTATTATGATTATTGCTGTTTTGTGTATTAATTTTTGTAATAAACTTTTTGGCAAAGCCTTTACCCTATAATGATATACAGATAATGATGGTAATTTCTGTATTATATCTTTTGTTTCTTCTAATACTTCTCTATATGAATATCCTTTTAGAATTTGGTATAGAAATAATGATATAATTAAATAGTCTGGATATTCTTTTGGTCTTCCTTTCCCTTTTTTCTCTTTTTTGCTTTTTTCTCTTAGTATTGATTTAGTTATTTTGATTATTTTTTTGAATTTCAATCTAGTTCTTCTTATTTTTATTCCCCCCTACTTTTAGTTTTTACCTTATTTTACATCTGACTCTATATTTTTAGAACACTTTCCATTTTTATTGACTTTTTGATTAATTCAGTATATATTATTATTCCTAAATTTAATTGAATATGTAAGGGCCCGTAGCTCAGTTGGTTAGAGCAGACGGCTCATAACCGTCAGGTCGGAGGTTCGAGTCCTCCCGGGCCCACCATTAATTTTGAGGAAAATATGCAAGAGAACATTGAAGATTTAATACTTTTACAAGATATAGACAAAAAAATCCAAGAAATAAAATCAAAACTTAAATCTATTCCATCAGAAATTCAAGAATTAAAAGAAAAGAAAGAAAATCTAATTTTCAAATTAGATGAAATAAAAACAAAAATAAAGAAACTCCAAACAACAAAAAAAGAAAAAGAACTTGATATTCAATCATTAGAAGATAAAATTTTAAAAATTCAAAACAATCTTGAAAATGTAAGAACTAACGAAGAATATAAAGCATTACTGAGAGAAAAAGCGAGAGCTGAAGAAATTATAATGCACACTGAAGATGAGATTTTAGAGATTATGGAAGAGATTGAAAATCTACAAAAAGAACAGCAAAAACTTGAAAAAGAAATAGAGATTGAAGCTTCTATAATTGAAAAAGAAATACAAGAAAAGGAAAAAATCTTAAAAGATTTAGAAAAAGAGCTTAAACATCTTGAAGAAGAAAAAAAGAAAATAGAAAGTAAAATACCTTCAAATCTTTTATCAAAATATAAAATGATAAAGAAAAAAGGCCTTCCTGTTGTTGCTTTTATTCAAGATCAATCATGTAGTGGTTGTTATATGGTAATTCCACCTAAATTATATAGTGAAATAATAAAAGGAAAAAAAGTTTCTACCTGCCCTAATTGTGGCAGGTTTTTATATTACAATGAATCTTAATTTGCTTTAACTTCTTTTAAAGTTTTATTTCTTATATATTTTTCTAAATCAATAACAAGTGGCACTGCTACATATATTGAAGAGTAAGTACCAAATATAATCCCTATTAATAAAGCAAGAGAGAAGCCTTTTAAAGATTCACCGCCAAATAAATAAAGAGCTAAAACTGAGAATAAAGTTGTTCCTGAAGTAATTAATGTTCTTGCTAAATTCTCATTAATACTTTGATTTGCAAGAAGAATTAAATTCTTTTTACCTCTTAATTTTAGATTTTCTCTCATTCTATCAAAAATTATGATTGTATCGTTTAATGAATAACCAAGTACTGTCAAAATAGCGGCAATTACAGAAAGATTTAGTTCTATACCAAATAAAGAGAAAAATCCAAGAGTTATAATAGCATCATGGAATAAAGGTATTACTGCAGCAATTGCAAAAACAGGTTCAAACCTATAACCAACATAAAGTAGTATAGCAATCATTACTGCAATTATTGAATATATACTGGCTTTTCTAAGTTCTTCACCAACAACAGAACCTATATATTCAACTTTTCTTATTTCATATTTATTTTTAAAAAATTCATCAAAAGCTTTTTTTACCTTCTTATATACTACTGTAGAACTTCCAACCTTTATAGGTACTCTTATTTCATACTCATTACCTTCCTTTCCAACAGATTGAATCTGAATATCAGTAATGTTTACTGTTTTTAAAGCTTTTCTAATTTCTCCTGCAGTGATCTGCTGTTTAAATTTTACTTGTATAGAAGTACCACCTGTAAAATCAAGTCCTAGATTAAAACCTTTTATGAAGATTAATAATAAACTTAATATTACAAAAGTAGCTGAAGTTATATAACCTATTTTTTTTATTTTTAAGAAATCTATATTTGGAGGGGTAGATAAAAAATGCCTCATTTTCACTCCTTAAAATGCGTATTTTAATTGTTTTTTACCACCAAGAATTAAATCAATAAATACTTTTGTAAGGTATAAAGCAGTAAATATAGAAATAATTGTACCTATTGATAAAGTTGCTGCAAATCCTTTCAAAGGACCTGTTCCAAATTGGAATAAAACAAATGCTGCAATTAAAGTAGTTACTTGCGCATCAAATATAGCATCCCAAGCCCTTTTAAATCCTTCTTCTATTGCAACTCTTAAAGTCATTCCTTTTCTAAGTTCTTCTTTAATTCTTTCAAAGATTATTACATTTGCGTCAACAGCCATACCAATGTTTAAAATAATACCTGCAATACCAGGAAGTGTTAATGTTACATCAAGTGCTACCATAGCAGCCCATAGGAAAAGACCATTAAAAAATAAAGCAATTATTGATATAAATCCTGAGATTGCATATCTCCATATCATAAATATACCAACAAGAATAAGGGCAGCGATACCTGCTTTAACTGTTTTTTCTATAGATTCTTTTCCTAAGGTTGGACCTATTACACTTTCTTCTAATATATAAACAGGTGCTGGTAATGCTCCAGCTCTTAAAACTATAGCTAAGTCTGCTGCTTCTTCAGAGGTAAAATCTCCAGTTATCTGACCAGATGCAGAAATTCTTGATCTAACAACAGGTGCAGACATAACTTTATTATCTAATACTATTGCAAGTCTTTTACCTATCATTTTTGCAGTTGCTTCTCCAAATTTATCAGCACCTTCTGAAGTAAGTTCAAAATTTACTGCTGGTTTCCCTCTATTATCAATAGTAGCTCTTGCATCTTTTAGCATATCTCCAGTGATAATAGGTTCTTTTTTTACTAAATACCACTCTTTTATTTTTTTTCCTTGTATTTTTTGTTCTACACCTTCTAAAATCTCTGTTCCTTCAGGAATACCATTTGGATATTTTTTCAATAATTCTTCTTTTGAAAAAGCAGTATCAACAACCTCTTTTATTTCCAGTTGAGCTGTTCTACCGATTATAGCTTTTGCTCTTTCAGGATCGACAACACCTGGTAATTCTACAAGAATTCTATCTTCACCTTTTCTTGCAATATTAGGGTTTAATGTTCCAAACTCATCAATTCTATTTCTTAAAGTTTCTATAGCTTGCTTAACAGTTTGATCTTTTATCTTTTTTATTTCCCACTCTTTAAATTTTACAAATAAAGCTCCATTTTGTGTATTAACATCAATAACAGGATTTTCTTCTCTTAATATATTTAAAGCTTTTTCTAATTTGGTGGGATCAAGTAAAGTTATAACAACACCTTTTGTTCCTTCAGCCTTTGCCTCAAGAACTTTTATTCCATTTTTTGTAAGAATATTTTCTATATCTTTTGCTAAATTTTGATATTTAAGTTCAATCACTTTATTTACATCAACTTGAAGAGTGATACTCATACCACCTTGAAGATCAAGGCCAAGTTTTACAGGTTTGCTAAAGATAAAATATAAAGCAACAACTGTTAAAATGAATATTAATGATAGTTTAAATTTGATATTCTCTTTAAATTTCAAGTTTTGCCCCTACATTTAATATTTGAATTCTATTATACATTAACTATTGCTTTGAACCAAAATTTTATAATATTATTTTCCTTTCTAAAAAACAAATTGAGGTATATATCCTGTTTAAATTTGAACTAATTAAAAAAGATGGAAATGCGAGACTTGGGAAAATATATACTAAGTATGGAATAATAGAAACTCCTGTTTTTATGCCTGTTGGAACGCAAGGTACAGTTAAAGCAATTACACAAAAACAACTTCTTGAAACAAAACCGCAAATTATACTTGGAAATACTTATCATTTATATTTAAGACCAGGAATAGAAGTATTAAAGCATTTTAAGGGACTTCATAACTTTGCCAACTGGAAACTTCCAATATTAACAGATAGTGGTGGTTTTCAAGTATTTTCTCTTGCTTATGGTAAAGATAGGGAAAAAGGACATAAACCAGAAGTAGTATTAACTGAAGAAGGAGTTAAATTTAAATCCCATTTAGATGGAAGTTGGCATTTTTTTACTCCTGAATTTGTAATTGAGATACAGAAAATAATTGGTAGTGATATTATGATGCCCCTTGATGTTTGTCCTCCTTATCCTGTAGAGAAAGAAAGAGCTAAAGATGCAGTAGAAAAAACAATAAGATGGCTTAAAAGATCCAAAAAAGCAAATGAAGGAAATTGGCAAGCCCTTTTTGGAATAATACAAGGTTCAGTTTTTGAAGATTTAAGAAAAGAAAGTGCTTTAAAAACTATAGAACTTGATATGGATGGATACTCAATTGGAGGTTTATCAGTTGGTGAACCTGCTGAATATATGTATGCTATGACTGAAGTTGTTGTAGATATAATTCCAGAAGATAAACCTAGATATTTAATGGGAGTTGGCACACCTGAAAATATAATAGAAAGTGTTGATAGAGGAATAGATATGTTTGATTGTGTAATGCCAACAAGAAATGCAAGAAATGGTACCTTATTTACTCATTATGGAAAAATAAATATGAAATCTGCAAAACATAAACTTTCTGATGAACCAATAGATAAAGAATGTGATTGTTATACATGTAATAACTTTTCAAGAGGCTATATAAGACATCTTTATAATGCCCAAGAAATAACTGCTATGATACTTGGAACAATACATAATTTAAGATTTTATAATAAATTAATGGAAGATATTAGGAAAGCTATAAAAGAAAATAGATTTAAAAGTTTTAAAGAAGAATTTTTGCAAAAATTTAAATCAGGAAATTAATTTTAGGAGGTGAATACTCACCTCCTATTTTATAATTAAGTAGTTGAACCTTCTTCATCTAAATATAATTCTCTAAATACTTCGTCTTTTATTTGTTCATTTTCACCTTTGAATCCTGGCATAGCCTCAATTCTATACCAAGCAGAACGGTACCATATATCTTGAGGTCCTTTATTTACAGGAGCAACTTTTTGAGCTCTTGTTTCTTCATGATATTCCCAGTTCATATATGCATTAAAATCTTGAACAATATCAGTAATAACCATTCCATAATCAGTTATTAAAGCTTTTTGGAATTGTTGCCATCTATTTAAAGAACTATCTCTAAGAGTTAAACCAAAATAACCTGCAGAACCTTCACTTCTTAATGCAGCAATACCTCTAGCTATAAATGCTTTAAATGCTTTTACAGTTTCTGGAGGATCTGTAATAAATACATCAAATGCTCCTATCCATTCTTCAGGGAAAGGATTTCTAAGATCAAATCTTATTGCTTCTGCATTTGTTATTCCAAGCTCTTTGAAAATTTTGTTATCAAACTCAATAGATCTTTCATCTATATCAAGAATTAAAACTCTTTTAGCAAGACCAGTTAAAGCAACAGCTAAACCTGTTAAATCATCCTCTGCACCCATTACAAGAATCTCTTTATTTCTTAAATCTTCTCGTGAATCTAAGAATAAAACTCTTGAAATTGTTGTTTCGGGAGTAACAGAACCTTGATCGTACTCTTGAATAGCTTTTGGTCTATCTTTTGCAAGCTCTACAAATGTTCTATACCAATCTTTATTTGCATAAAAAGGTATTCCTCTACCTTCACATGCTTGACATGTATAATCTACATAAGGAGGAATATTTAATTCTTTTACAAGATTAATACCTTTATCTGTTAAAAAAATTTCATCATTTTCTATTTTTACTATTCCTTCATTTAAAAGTTCTTTTATTATTTCTGATGCAGCTGGAACTGGTAAATCAGAATAGTCAACTACTTTCCAA
It encodes:
- a CDS encoding IS5/IS1182 family transposase, with protein sequence MKFKKIIKITKSILREKSKKEKKGKGRPKEYPDYLIISLFLYQILKGYSYREVLEETKDIIQKLPSLSVYHYRVKALPKSLLQKLIHKTAIIIIKKIKKKVSYLIADGTGFSFDDIYPLKYLRGLEIRKVQNHIRIVPISIVTEDKKRIVLCAEEGEAYASEIKLLERALKNIDISKIKVHSFIADKGFDSIKIMEDIAKSGVELDIRVKET
- a CDS encoding zinc ribbon domain-containing protein, which encodes MQENIEDLILLQDIDKKIQEIKSKLKSIPSEIQELKEKKENLIFKLDEIKTKIKKLQTTKKEKELDIQSLEDKILKIQNNLENVRTNEEYKALLREKARAEEIIMHTEDEILEIMEEIENLQKEQQKLEKEIEIEASIIEKEIQEKEKILKDLEKELKHLEEEKKKIESKIPSNLLSKYKMIKKKGLPVVAFIQDQSCSGCYMVIPPKLYSEIIKGKKVSTCPNCGRFLYYNES
- the secF gene encoding protein translocase subunit SecF, giving the protein MRHFLSTPPNIDFLKIKKIGYITSATFVILSLLLIFIKGFNLGLDFTGGTSIQVKFKQQITAGEIRKALKTVNITDIQIQSVGKEGNEYEIRVPIKVGSSTVVYKKVKKAFDEFFKNKYEIRKVEYIGSVVGEELRKASIYSIIAVMIAILLYVGYRFEPVFAIAAVIPLFHDAIITLGFFSLFGIELNLSVIAAILTVLGYSLNDTIIIFDRMRENLKLRGKKNLILLANQSINENLARTLITSGTTLFSVLALYLFGGESLKGFSLALLIGIIFGTYSSIYVAVPLVIDLEKYIRNKTLKEVKAN
- the secD gene encoding protein translocase subunit SecD; protein product: MKFKENIKFKLSLIFILTVVALYFIFSKPVKLGLDLQGGMSITLQVDVNKVIELKYQNLAKDIENILTKNGIKVLEAKAEGTKGVVITLLDPTKLEKALNILREENPVIDVNTQNGALFVKFKEWEIKKIKDQTVKQAIETLRNRIDEFGTLNPNIARKGEDRILVELPGVVDPERAKAIIGRTAQLEIKEVVDTAFSKEELLKKYPNGIPEGTEILEGVEQKIQGKKIKEWYLVKKEPIITGDMLKDARATIDNRGKPAVNFELTSEGADKFGEATAKMIGKRLAIVLDNKVMSAPVVRSRISASGQITGDFTSEEAADLAIVLRAGALPAPVYILEESVIGPTLGKESIEKTVKAGIAALILVGIFMIWRYAISGFISIIALFFNGLFLWAAMVALDVTLTLPGIAGIILNIGMAVDANVIIFERIKEELRKGMTLRVAIEEGFKRAWDAIFDAQVTTLIAAFVLFQFGTGPLKGFAATLSIGTIISIFTALYLTKVFIDLILGGKKQLKYAF
- the tgt gene encoding tRNA guanosine(34) transglycosylase Tgt, with amino-acid sequence MLFKFELIKKDGNARLGKIYTKYGIIETPVFMPVGTQGTVKAITQKQLLETKPQIILGNTYHLYLRPGIEVLKHFKGLHNFANWKLPILTDSGGFQVFSLAYGKDREKGHKPEVVLTEEGVKFKSHLDGSWHFFTPEFVIEIQKIIGSDIMMPLDVCPPYPVEKERAKDAVEKTIRWLKRSKKANEGNWQALFGIIQGSVFEDLRKESALKTIELDMDGYSIGGLSVGEPAEYMYAMTEVVVDIIPEDKPRYLMGVGTPENIIESVDRGIDMFDCVMPTRNARNGTLFTHYGKINMKSAKHKLSDEPIDKECDCYTCNNFSRGYIRHLYNAQEITAMILGTIHNLRFYNKLMEDIRKAIKENRFKSFKEEFLQKFKSGN
- a CDS encoding bis-aminopropyl spermidine synthase family protein is translated as MAEILENVAKRATEKTNIKLIGRNVERVLAALQVTTDFWKVVDYSDLPVPAASEIIKELLNEGIVKIENDEIFLTDKGINLVKELNIPPYVDYTCQACEGRGIPFYANKDWYRTFVELAKDRPKAIQEYDQGSVTPETTISRVLFLDSREDLRNKEILVMGAEDDLTGLAVALTGLAKRVLILDIDERSIEFDNKIFKELGITNAEAIRFDLRNPFPEEWIGAFDVFITDPPETVKAFKAFIARGIAALRSEGSAGYFGLTLRDSSLNRWQQFQKALITDYGMVITDIVQDFNAYMNWEYHEETRAQKVAPVNKGPQDIWYRSAWYRIEAMPGFKGENEQIKDEVFRELYLDEEGSTT